Part of the Bdellovibrionales bacterium genome is shown below.
TCGAATCTGTTCAAAGGCATCCTTCGATAGAGACATGGGACAACTGTAAAACAAATCCTCTTCGCGACGACGTTCCATAAGCTCCATCCCCTTAATTCTCCAGCTTCGATGTTGCTGGTTTGCGTAGGGAGAATCTGAAGCGAGGTGTGTGTGTTGAGGACCGTAGGTCAACTGTCCTTTTTCTAGGATGACGAGGTCATGGGCCACCAAAAACTCGAGAATGGGTTGGAGGACTTCCATTCCAATTCCCAAGTAGGAGGCAATGGCTTTTGGAGTTCGCGTTGTAGGGCAAGCTGATAAATTTCTAACTCCCGTGAAAAGCCAACTGGAATAGTATACGCTTTTTTCGGTTTCAGTGAATTCCTTGTCCTTTTTGGCACGATTGGATATCTGACGGGATTTTTGAAGAAGTAACTGCTGTTTTTTCTCCAATCGCTGAGTCAGTTTATGGGAGCCAGCTCGCGCGAGCTCAATGAGTAGGAATAAATATTCTTCTTCTTTCTCATTGAGGG
Proteins encoded:
- a CDS encoding TIGR02147 family protein, which translates into the protein MVSVFDYKNYRDFLKAWLKEKGRRGGASRLAVAMGISGSMISLILKGTKNLNLEQGTELAEYLALNEKEEEYLFLLIELARAGSHKLTQRLEKKQQLLLQKSRQISNRAKKDKEFTETEKSVYYSSWLFTGVRNLSACPTTRTPKAIASYLGIGMEVLQPILEFLVAHDLVILEKGQLTYGPQHTHLASDSPYANQQHRSWRIKGMELMERRREEDLFYSCPMSLSKDAFEQIRTWLPSAVEHVLKIVGPSPSEEVACFNIDFFRY